A stretch of DNA from Trichomycterus rosablanca isolate fTriRos1 chromosome 1, fTriRos1.hap1, whole genome shotgun sequence:
CAGGAGTCTGCAAAGTAGAGTCAATTAGCGGATAAGTATGGATATCCAGAGCAGAATATATTTACCGGTAAATGGGATGTGGTGATATGGTGAATGGTATGTgtattgtgtctgtgtttgtttttgttatgtatggatatacagtccctgacagaagttctgtcgcttatccatgttgtggaaacaaaagcttataacctgactttaaattcatccattggttttagaaatgactcatatgaaagctgaaaccctcccaaatgaggtttaatttacgaaaataaatttgcttcactgcagaaatatagatcatttaatgaacacagaaaggtcagattttggcaagacaaaagttttgtcgcccacagaaagtaatgtgaaaatcaaacaaataatttacttcaaatacaaagatatgtttcataacattggtgaatgaagttgtggtgctattagagccatatttaatattttgtgtgacttccatgagctttaaggactgcatccatgcggttccacaatgattcatacaatttattgatgaagtcatcaggaatagcaaagaatgcagtcttacatgcatcccagagttcatcaagattctttggttttgtcttccaagcttcctctttcatcctaccccaaacatgctcaatgatgttcatgtctggtgactgggctggccagtcctggagcaccttgatcttcttcgccttgagaaactttgatgtagagatggatgtatgagatggagcaccatcctgctgcaaaatttgaccccttttatgattgggaatgtaagaggtagctaatacttcttgatattttaggctattgatattgccttccaccttgcaaatgtttcgcacacccccatactgaatgtaaccccagaccatgatctttccaccaccaaacttaacagttttctgggtgaatcttggatccatacgggctccagtaggtctcctgcagtatttgcggcggctgtggtgtaattcaactgaagattcatctgagaaatccaccttctgccacttttccagcgtccatccgtttagcaggctgttggccttggcaaatgccacacggttttttaattgccttttgtttagtgctggcttctgggcactgattcgaccatggaggccatttcgagacagaatcctacaaactgttctagttgacacagggacttgaggtgaccaggcctggtggagctctgctgcagtggaagaggggctggctttggattttctaaccaacaaacgttcctccttagcagttgtcttgcggggtctgccgaacctgggcttgtcaaaaacatctccagtctcttcaaatctttttttaattctttgtacttgacgctgagacacattaaaggtgccagccacttctgtgttcattaaatgatcaatatttctgcagtgaagcaaatttattttcgtaaattaaacctcatttgggagggtttcagctttcatatgagtcatttctaaaaccaatggatgaatttaaagtcaggttataagcttttgtttccacaacatggataagcgacagaacttctgtcagggactgtatctATGTAACCCCACCAGCCTCAGAATGGTTCAGTCCTGCAAAGTAGGGGTTAAATGGAGGGAAAATAGGACAGTTTAAAAGGGTGGATGATGCATGCTGTGAGAGAGTGGCGAGGGTGCTACTACCTTGAACCTGACTGCTAGTAAGTCAGATAACTATAAAAGGGATTGCTGATTGGGGCTAGATAAGCCGTAATAATCCCGAAGGGTATTTGttgattttaatttgtttaattttctttttgcacagtttttcttttctctttttcgtGTGTGTTGGTTCTAATAAAACACCCCTTTGGGGGCATAAAACCTATTTTGGAGTACAACCTGATCTTTTCAAGGTGAACCCAATCCTCTACACGACTACGCTACAATCAGGGGAAACAGTTTACATGCCTCAGCAGTCCCACactccaccataaccaacactactaatacctccaccataaccaacactatcAGTACCTCCACCATAACTAACATtactagtacctccaccataaccaacactactaatACCTCCACCATAACTAACACTATCAGTACCTCCACCATAACTAACATtactagtacctccaccataaccaacactactagtaccacCACCATAATCAactagtacctccaccataaccaacactcctaatacctccaccataaccaacactatcAGTACCTCCACCATAACTAACATtactagtacctccaccataaccaacactactaatacctccaccataaccaacactatcAATACCTCCACCATAACTAACATTACTAGTACCTCAACCATAACTAACACTACTAGTACCACCACTACTAGTGCCACCACCATAACCAACTAGTACCttcaccataaccaacactactagtaccttcaccataaccaacactactagtacctccactataaccaacactactagtaccaccaccataaccaacactactagtaccaccaccataaccaacactactagtacctccaccataaccaacTAGTACCttcaccataaccaacactattTTAAAATATGTCTTTTACAATCACTGTAATTCCTCCATAATCTCATAATCTAATATTCTGTTGGAGTTCTTCTGAAGCACTTGTTGTGGTCAGGTGTTAAACCATTAATATAGAGACTGAACACTGGACTGTCACTCCTCGAGACAGAATGaataaattgttttttatttattataaactatgAGTAGACTTTCATAAAGAACAACTTATACATCATGTAACTGCTGATAGATGAAACATTCCAccagaaataaacaaacacacaaatcctGTAACACATTATTGTTCTCCAGTCCCagagcagcaaagcagccccacaacattatggatcccCCACCATGTTCCACTGTAGGTAGATGTAAACATAACGCAGGAATACATTGCAGAGCCTTCGTCTATAGAGGATTAAAAACTTCAGATGTCTCCAGTTCAGCCTGAAGTGCTTTGGACTGGGTTGTTGTACTGGGTTTCTTAGCCACATTTTATGGCACTTTTTGTTGGGTTCTCTCAGTGATTTTCCTGTTTCCACCAAATCCTGGAAGGTTCCTCAAGTAGCAAACATAACGTTTTAAACTGTTGAAGTCGCCATTGTGAAAAAAGAAACAGTGAATAAAACTGGTTAAAAATCTTAATTCATAGGCTAATTAAAGTCATGTGACCGGTGGCAGTGAGTCTAATTTGTAATGAATCACAGGTTAGTCTGATTTAGTTTTTGTGTGTAAGTAGTTTCAGTAAAGAcgtaattttaaatgaaatatttaatatacGAGGGTGATGATAATATTCACCACAACTGtgtttaactgtgtgtgttaataATTCAGGATGAATCAGGTTACAGGACTTTAACACAGGATCTCAGTTTGGGTGAAAAATGTGTTTcctttttaacatttactaacaatgtttatttatagaaatatatttgattctttctgcttcagaactgaacaaggattcctcctgctcctcgtgtccacgttcctctacaacccaaaatcacctccacaatcacatcaagagctgcaaccatgataaatatgagactctggtgaagattaagactgaacatgaggatctgacgcccaccggaagctccagtaatcagcaaacgtcctctggtcctgtcagcattaacacctctctcagtcccacacaggaagaaggaaacgtctgctcacagtgtgggaagagcttcaggtaccAGAGTGAACTCAAAGTACAcgagcgcattcacactggagagaaaccgtatcagtgctcacagtgtgggaagagctttaagtTCCAGTGTCATCttaaaacccaccagcgcattcacactggagagaaaccgtatcagtgctcacagtgtggaaagagttttaatcaacagagtaatctcaacaaacaccagcgcattcacactggagagaaaccacatcagtgctcacagtgtggaaagagctttaaattccagagtgatctcaaaatacaccagcgcattcacactggcgagaaaccttatcagtgctcacagtgtgaaaagagttttaatactcAGAGTAATTTCAGaatacaccagcgtattcacactggagagaaaccttatcagtgctcacagtgtgggaagagttttaatactcAGAGTAATTtcagaatacaccagcgcattcacactggagagaaaccgtatcagtgctcacattgtgggaagagcttcagatTACAGAATGATCTCAAAgtacatcagcgcattcacactggagagaaaccacatcagtgctcacagtgtgggaggagcttTAGGTTCCAGAGTGAactcaaagtacaccagcgcaatCACACTaaagagaaaccgtatcagtgcttacattgtggtaagagttttaatcaccagggtaatctcaaaacacaccagcgcattcacactggagagaaaccacatcagtgtttacagtgtggaaagagttttaatcagcaggctaatctcaaaatacaccagcgcattcacactggagagaaaccatatcagtgctcacagtgtggtaaGAGTTTTAATCACCAGGGTAATCTTaaagcacaccagcgcattcacactggagagaaaccacatcaatgctcacagtgtggaaagagcttcagTTTCCAGAGTGAACTCAAACTACACCAgctcattcacactggagataaaccataccagtgctcacagtgtgggaagagttttaatacacagagtgatctcagaatacaccagcgcgttcacacaggagagaaaccgtattattGCTCACattgtgagaagagttttagtACACAGAGTTATCTCAACAAACAcctgcgcattcacactggagataaaccgtatcagtgctcacagtgtgggaagagttttaatcaacagagtcatctcaaacagcaccagcgcattcacactagagagaaaccatatcaatgctcacagtgtgggaaaagttttaatGCACAGAGtactcttaaaaaacaccagcgcattcacattggAGGGAAACCATATTAGTGCTCAcattgtgggaagagttttaatgcaCTTTTAATTCTTACTCAGTAGCAAGATAcatcaaatacacacaaaaaattcATCTTTAAATGATCTTTAAAATCCCGAGTATAcgtttttacttttacaaatGTGGAATATTTTGTGGTCActgattttttatgtttttattatatttagtttttctgttgaaatcttcttcttcttctttcggcttttcccttttcagcggtcgccacagcgagtcattctcctccatctcactctgtccactgcgtcctctgtcctcaccccaactacttccatgtcctctctaactgcatccatatacctcctctttggcctcctctttgtctttttcctggcagctgcatttctaacatccttctaccaatatacccgctgtccctcctctggacatgtccaaaccatctcagtctggCCTCTCTAACTTTATCTCCTAGTTGTTTAACCTGTGCTGTACCTCTGATTATCTCATTCCTAACCTTATCCAACCTTGTCACTCCCAAGGAGAACCTCAACAGCTTCAGTTCTGCCACTTCCAGTTCTTtctcctgtctttttgtcaATGCCACTGTCTCCAAACCATACAACATAGCTGGTCTCACCACTGTCTTGTAAACTTTTCCTTTGACCTTTGCGGTCACCCTTTtgtcacaaatcactcctgaaacttttctccatccactccatcctgCCTGGACTCTCTTCTTGACCTCTTTACCACACTCCCCATTTTCCTAGACAGTCGATCCTAAGTACTTGAAGTCCTTCACCTTTGTGACTTCTGCTCCTTGTAGCCTCACTATTCCACCTGTCTCTCTcccattcacacacatgtactctGTCTTGCTACGGCTGACTTTCATTCCTCTTCTTTCAAGTGCATATCTCCACCTCTCCAAGTTATCTTCCACCTGTTCCCTGTTCTCACCACAGATCACAATATCATCTGCAAACATCATAGTCCATGGGGATTCCTGCCTGACCTCATCTGTTAGTCGGTCCATCACCAAAGCAAACAAGAAGGGGCTCAGAGCCGATGCTTGATGTAGTCCCACCTCCACCTTGAAGCTATCTGTCACTCCTACAGCACATCTCACCACTGTCCTGCTTTCCTTATACATGTCCTGTACCAGTCTGACATACTTCTCCACTACTCCAGATTTCCTCTAACAACACCACAGCTCCTCCCTTGGCACTCTGTCATATGCTTTTTCCAAATCGACAAAGAAACAATGAAGTTCTTTCTGACCCTCTCTGTACTTCTCCATCAGCATTCTCAAAGCAAGATGGCATCTGTGGTACTCTTTCTTGGCATGAAACCATACTGCTGCTCACTCTTGTCTAAGTCTAGCTTCCACAACTCTCTCCCAGATCTTCATTGTGTGGCTCATCAACTTAATTCCCTGTACATCACCCTTGTTGATAAAAATGGGCACCAGCACACTTCTCCATTCCTCTGGCATTTTCTCACTCTCAACAATGCCATTGAATAATTGAGTCAAAAACCTCACTGCCATCTCACCTAGACATTTCCATACTTCCACTGGTATGTCATCAGGTCCAACTGCCTTCcctttcttcatcctcttcaaaGCTTTCCAAACTTCATTCTCATTGATCTTTCCTACTTCCTGATCCACCGTTCCTATGACCTCTACTCTTCTTTCCCTTTCATTCTCTTCATTCATTAGCTCCTCAAAGTACTccttccatcttcccatcacacTTTCCTCACTTGTTAGAACATTACCATTCTTATCTTTGACAAGTCTAACCTGCTGCACATCCTTTCCAGCCTGATTCCTCTGTCTGGCCAATCTATACAAGTCCTTCTCACCTTCTTTAGTGTCCAACCTCCCATACAACTCCTCATACGCCTTCTGCTTTGCCTTTGCTACCTCTCTTTTTGCCTGACGTTTCATCTCCTTATATTCCTGTCTATTTTCGTCAGTCCTGTCAATGTTCCATTTCTTCTTGGCTAACCTCTTCCTCTGAATCGCTTCCTGCACTTCACTATTCCACCACCAGGTTTCCTTATCATCTTTTCTCTGTCCAGATGCCACACCAAGTACCTTCCTACCTGTCTCTCTAATCACTGTTGCTGTAATAGCCCAGTCATCTGGAAGCTCTTTTTTACCACCCAGAGCCTTTACCAGCTTCTCTCTGAACTCTTCACCACATTCCTCAGCTTCCACCATTTGGTCTTCTTCTCTGATTTGACTCTTTTTCTCTTCTTCACAACAAGAGTCATTCTACACACCACCATCCGATGCTGTCAGGCCACGCTCTCCCCTACCATGACCGTCCCCAATCTCTGTCAGGTTTCCTCTTCTACACAGAATGTAGTCTACTTGTGAACTCCTTTCTCCACTCTTATATGTCACCCTATGTTCCTCCCGTTTTTGGAAATAAGTGTTGACTACAGCCATTTCCATCCTCTTGGcgaaatccaccaccatctctccTTCCTGGTTCCTTTCCTTGACACCAAACCTACCCATCACTTCCTCATCTCCTCTGTTTCCTTCACCAACATGTCCATTTAGGTCTGCTCCGATCACCACTCTCTCCTCCCTGGGAATACTCTTTTATCACTTCATCTAGATCCTTCCAGAACTtctctttttcctctttctcaCAACCAACCTGTGGAGCATAACCACTGACAACATTCAACATCAGACCTTCTACCTCTACCTTCAGACACATCACCCTATCTGACACTCTTTTCACCTCTACtacgttctttgctaactcctcTTTCAAGACCACCCCTACTCCATTTCTCTTTCTATCCACACCATggtaaaacagtttaaacccTGCTCCAATGCTGTGAGCCTTGCTGCCCTTCCACTTTGTCTCTTGAACACATAAAACATCTACCTTCCTTCTCTGCATCATGTCAGCCAGCTCTCTACCTTTGCCTGTCATTGTCCCCACATTTAGAGTTGCCACCCTCAGTCCTACACTCTTGACTTTCctcctctctttctgtctcctgACACGTTTCCCTCCTCGTGGTCTTCGACAAACAGTAGCACAATTTCCACCGGCACCCTGTTTGTCAACAGCACCAGTGGCGGTCGTTGTTAACCCGGGCCTCAACCGATCCGGTATGTTATCTCTTGGATGAACTCGCATGTTAGTTTTGGCAAAGTGTTTTAtgtcggatgcccttcctgacacaaccctcaccATTTacccaggcttgggactggcacaaAAGATACACTGGCTTGTGTTCCCTAGTGGCTAGTTTAGTTTTTCTATTGAAATAAACATTAGTAATGTTGCAGGtttataatgaatgaatatgattgtaatggtaataatagcagttttattttaataaagaattatttGATATATTGCTGTTATTAGTGTCACTTCTCTATAAATGTggctatgaaataaaaatgctttagCCTAACTGCAGCAGTGCTAGCACACAGACTTAGGCTAAGCATACGTTTCTGGCTGGTGAAGGCGTCAGACTCTTTCAGATTTCTGAAATCAAACTGGAGTAAAACTCTGCTGTAGACAGTGGTGTAAAGTAATGAAGTAATAATTCTTTGTTAGAGTACTTAACTATTTTTGGAGCtatagcatgtatgctaacacaattcagtgtggtcagtcatattgagaacattaacatttacctcagatatgatggcagataactaataatggtttTTATTAAGCTACAATGACAGgatttagacttagcatgtatgcttaCACAATTCGGTGTGGTCAGGcatattgagaacattaacatttacctcagatatgatggcagataactaataatggtaAATGTCCTGTATGGTGGGTAACTGGGTGCCGGTGATGTGTTGGGCGGTTTTAACCACTGCAGGAGAGCTTTCTGGTCAGCTGTGGAGCAATTGCCATACCACACAGAGATGCAGTTTGTAAGAATGCTCTCAATGGCACCGCGGTAAAAGTCCACAGTAATGGTGAGTTAAGCGACCAAGAGACATCTTCAGAGATGTGGACGCTGAGGAATTTGGAGCTGGGCACTCGTTCTACTACAGCACCATTAATGCACTTGATGCGCATGTGCCTGACTTCCTGATCTTCTGAAATCCACGATAATCTCTTTGGTTTTCCCCctgttaagctccaggttgttgt
This window harbors:
- the LOC134318467 gene encoding zinc finger protein 850-like, with translation QCGKSFRYQSELKVHERIHTGEKPYQCSQCGKSFKFQCHLKTHQRIHTGEKPYQCSQCGKSFNQQSNLNKHQRIHTGEKPHQCSQCGKSFKFQSDLKIHQRIHTGEKPYQCSQCEKSFNTQSNFRIHQRIHTGEKPYQCSQCGKSFNTQSNFRIHQRIHTGEKPYQCSHCGKSFRLQNDLKVHQRIHTGEKPHQCSQCGRSFRFQSELKVHQRNHTKEKPYQCLHCGKSFNHQGNLKTHQRIHTGEKPHQCLQCGKSFNQQANLKIHQRIHTGEKPYQCSQCGKSFNHQGNLKAHQRIHTGEKPHQCSQCGKSFSFQSELKLHQLIHTGDKPYQCSQCGKSFNTQSDLRIHQRVHTGEKPYYCSHCEKSFSTQSYLNKHLRIHTGDKPYQCSQCGKSFNQQSHLKQHQRIHTREKPYQCSQCGKSFNAQSTLKKHQRIHTGEKPYQCSQCGKSFIRQSHLKIHQHIHTGEKMCQCSQCGKSFTAQSYLNIHQRIHTGEKLYQCLQCGKSFTAQAYLIIHQRIHTGEKPYQCSQCGKSFRYQCDLKRHQRIHTGDKPYQCSQCGKSFNQQSHFKHHQRFHTGEKPYQCSQCGKSFNQQANLKLHQRIHTGEKPYQCSQCGKSFTQQGVLKDHQRIHTGQKPYQCSQCGKSFTAQAYLIIHQRIHTGEKPYQCSHCGKSFALQNVLKIHQRIHTGEKPYQCPQCGSSFNRQSNLNKHQRIHTGEKPYQCLQCGKSFITQSELNIHQRIHTGEKPYQCSQRGKSFNTLRGLQKHQRIHTKTW